A window of the Ipomoea triloba cultivar NCNSP0323 chromosome 14, ASM357664v1 genome harbors these coding sequences:
- the LOC116003722 gene encoding uncharacterized protein LOC116003722: MLRLTRLSSASAFLSSRSSLVRQDKLLIPLISQHNPPYQCSSTRFLDIYQLGNKAAIEKERARLTDEMSRGYFADMSEMKKHGGKIAMANKIIIPAISAVKFPALEVAYSNGSSLKLPSMCSGKDTDADVPRASLLCLSFRASSEPMIHSWSVPFVDAFKDSNKVHLYEISFIDSWLLSRNPMKKLLLRVMRKPKPNGREDVLQRQITYSFGDHYEFRKELKILNLLTGYIFLLDEFGRIRWQGFGSATQEEMSSLLSCTSMLLQEERN, translated from the exons ATGTTGAGGCTGACGAGACTATCCTCAGCTTCTGCATTTCTCAGTTCAAGAAGCTCGTTAGTGAGACAAGACAAGCTGTTGATCCCCCTCATCTCTCAACACAATCCTCCGTATCAATGCTCCTCCACCCGCTTCCTCGACATTTACCAG CTTGGAAACAAGGCTGCAATTGAGAAAGAACGCGCGAGGCT TACGGATGAAATGAGCCGGGGTTATTTCGCTGACATGTCAGAAATGAAGAAACATGGTGGTAAG attgcaATGGCGAATAAGATTATAATACCAGCAATATCTGCTGTAAAGTTTCCTGCGTTGGAGGTGGCTTACTCAAACGGCTCGAGCCTTAAGCTGCCCAGTATGTGCAGTGGAAAAGATACTGACGCAGATGTGCCAAGGGCATCATTGTTGTGTCTTTCTTTTCGCGCAAGCTCGGAG CCAATGATTCATTCTTGGAGTGTGCCATTTGTTGATGCATTCAAAGATTCAAATAAGGTCCACCTATATGAG ATATCCTTTATAGATTCATGGTTATTATCACGCAATCCTATGAAAAAGCTACTTCTTCGTGTAATGAGGAAACCTAAGCCTAATGGCCGGGAGGACGTATTGCAGAGACAGATCACATACTCATTTGGCGATCATTATGAGTTCAGAAAAGAGCTCAAAATACTGAACCTTTTGACAGG GTACATCTTTTTGCTCGACGAATTCGGTAGAATACGATGGCAGGGCTTTGGTTCAGCAACGCAAGAAGAGATGTCATCACTCTTGTCCTGTACCTCAATGCTGctacaagaagaaagaaattga
- the LOC116003952 gene encoding lysosomal Pro-X carboxypeptidase-like — MATGKVFLFQWLLLLAFLSVLVLAKSHNLPGFRHVRRNLRENDTIISSSLQTFYYNQTLDHFNFQPQSFATFQQRYMIDSTHWGGADKNAPIFVFLGLEESLDESLKFVGFLSENAPRFKALIVYIEHRFYGKSVPFVTQEEALKNETLRGYFNSAQALADYAEVLVYLKKKLSATYSPIIVIGASYGGMLATWFRLKYPHIAVGALASSAPLLYLDEIVPQDAFFNTIANDFVESSESCGETIMASWDEIHKLASRHDGLSILSQKFKTCQKLNDVSELLTYLKLVYYLVVTLDTPPTYPLDVLCRGIDGAKNVIDVLDRIVSGLIALEGEKSCYVNITEMQLYYDQFSGSNWQMCSDWVMTINFDNDATVPPPPFNLERYVKQCESFYGVPPRPHWMTTYFGGHDMKLVLKRFGSNIIFTNGLRDPWSGGGILKHISDSLVAVVTKNGTHALDLFKAEKSDPDWLVKQRNTSLKIIKGWIKKYYEDLRELNLK; from the exons ATGGCTACTGGCAAAGTTTTTCTGTTCCAATGGCTACTTCTTCTAGCCTTCTTATCAGTTCTTGTCTTGGCAAAATCACACAACCTTCCTGGTTTTCGACATGTAAGGAGAAACCTCCGAGAAAACGATACAATAATATCGTCTTCTCTGCAAACATTTTACTATAACCAGACACTCGACCATTTCAACTTCCAACCTCAGAGCTTTGCAACATTCCAACAGAGGTATATGATCGATTCTACACACTGGGGAGGAGCCGATAAGAACGCCCCGATTTTCGTGTTCCTTGGGCTTGAAGAGTCACTTGATGAAAGCTTAAAATTTGTTGGCTTTCTCTCCGAAAATGCTCCCCGCTTCAAAGCTCTAATAGTTTACATAGAG CACCGGTTCTATGGAAAATCAGTTCCCTTCGTAACACAAGAAGAAGCACTCAAGAATGAAACTCTCCGTGGTTACTTCAACTCGGCTCAAGCTCTGGCAGATTATGCAGAAGTGTTGGTGTACCTCAAGAAGAAATTATCAGCCACATATTCTCCCATCATCGTGATTGGAGCATCATATGGAGGAA TGCTGGCTACATGGTTTAGACTGAAGTATCCACATATTGCTGTGGGTGCCTTGGCATCATCGGCTCCACTTCTATACTTGGATGAAATTGTTCCACAAGATGCATTCTTTAACACTATTGCCAACGATTTCGTG GAATCTAGTGAAAGTTGCGGTGAAACCATAATGGCATCTTGGGATGAAATTCATAAATTGGCTTCAAGGCATGATGGCCTTTCAATTTTAAGTCAAAAATTCAAGACTTGTCA gAAATTGAACGATGTGTCTGAACTTTTGACATACTTAAAGCTAGTTTACTATCTAGTTGTCACACTTGACACACCACCAACCTATCCACTTGATGTGCTATGTCGTGGCATTGATGGGGCGAAGAATGTAATTGATGTTTTGGATCGGATAGTATCTGGCCTCATTGCCTTGGAAGGAGAAAAATCTTGTTACGTAAATATAACCGAGATGCAACTTTACTACGATCAATTTTCAGGTTCTAATTGGCAG ATGTGTAGCGATTGGGTGATGACGATTAACTTTGACAATGATGCAACAGTCCCTCCACCTCCATTTAATTTGGAAAGATATGTTAAGCAATGTGAGAGCTTCTATGGTGTCCCACCTAGACCTCATTGGATGACTACCTATTTTGGAGGCCAT GACATGAAACTCGTACTAAAAAGGTTTGGAAGTAACATCATATTCACCAATGGTTTGAGAGACCCATGGAGCGGCGGAGG GATTTTGAAACACATATCAGACAGCTTAGTTGCCGTTGTTACCAAGAATG GAACACATGCCTTAGATCTATTTAAGGCTGAGAAAAGTGATCCAGATTGGTTGGTGAAGCAGCGCAACACATCGCTTAAGATCATTAAAGGATGGATCAAAAAGTATTATGAAGACCTTCGTGaactaaatctaaaataa